CAGGTCCACGCCGGCCCTTGGCGGCGGCGGGTCCGTCAGCTCGACGCGCAGGTGGAGCAGGCCGGGGGCGTTCTCCAGCACCTCGCCCGTGCCGGTGAGGCCGTTGAGGCGGCCCACGCGCAGGGATTCGCCGGGTTCGGCCTTGAGGACCTCACGGGCGTGCTGGGCGCGGCGGCCGGTGAGCCGGGCGGTGCCGTCCGGCTGGAAGTCCTCGTCGAAGAGCAGGAGCAGGTTCACGGTCCCCTCCATGTAGCCGTTCCCGGGCGGGCAGGGGAGGGGGCGGCCCTTCGGGGCGGGGGGAGGCTCCCGGCCGCCCGGGGCGGGGCCGTGATAAAGGGCCGGGCGTGCGTACCTTCTGCATCAAGTGTCTGCGTCCTGAAAGCGCGTGCTACTGCGCGCACGTCCCCCAGCTCCAGACGCGCACGCGCGTGGTGTTCCTCCAGCATCCGAGGGAGCGGCGCGTGGCCATTGGCACGGCGCGCATGGCGCACCTGTCGCTGACCAACTCGGAGCTGCACCGGGGCGTGGACTTCACGGGCCACGCGCGGCTGGAGGAGCTGGCGAAGAACCCCGAGCGCGTCGCGGTGCTCTTTCCGGGGGAGGACGCCATCACCGTGGAAGAGGCGCAGGCGAACCCGCCAGAGACGCTCATCGTCGTGGACGGCACCTGGCCGCAGGCGAAGAAGGTGGTGATGCGCAACCCGGTGCTCGCGGCGCTGCCGCGTATCGGCTTCGTGCCCCGCCGCCCGAGCAACTACCGCATCCGCGCGGAGCCGGCGGACCACTGCGTCTCCACCATCGAGGCGGTGGCGGAGATCCTGGGCCAGCTGGAGGGCAAGCCCGAGTACTTCGACCGCATGCTGGGCGCGTTCGAGTTCATGGTGGACACGCAGCTGGAGCGGCAGGAGACGCGCACGGGGCCCAACCGCCGCCGCATCTACAAGAGCGAGTGGCGCCCGCCGCTGGAGCTGCGCTCGCTGGCGGAGGCCTCGGACCGGCTGGTCCTCTTCTACGCGGAGGCGAACGCGCACCCGCTGGAGTCGGGCATCCCGCCGGAGCTGGTGCACCTGGTGGCGGTCCGCTACGCCACGGGCGAGCGCTTCGAGGCGGTCATCGCGCCGGAGCAGCCGCTCGCGCACAGCACGTCGCTGCACGTGGAGCTGCCGGAGGAGGAGCTGCGCGCCGGTGAGCCGCGTGCCCAGGCGCTGGCCCGCTTCGAGGCGTTCCTGCGCCCGGACGACGAGCTGACGGTGTGGACCACGTTCGCCCTGGATCTGCTGTGGAGCAGCGGCCTGGCGCGCAGGACCGCGCGCAACGTGCGGCTGGCCACGGCGCGGGCGCTCAAGGGCAAGGCGGGCGGCGTGGAGCAGGCGGTGGGGCTGCTCAAGTCGCCGGAGGTGGCGGCGTGGGCCCGGGGCCGCGCGGGCCGCCGCATCAGCGCGCTGGAGTCCGTGACGCGCGAGCTGGTGGCGCGTGGCAACGCGACCGAGCCGCCCGCGAAGCTGCCGCGCACCGGCTCCGAGGGCTGAAGCCGCCTACTGGCCCAGGCGCGCGGTGCCGACGCTGGCGCCCAGCGTGGTGGAGCCGGCGCGCCAGGGACGGGCCTGCTCGCGGACCCAGCGGCCCAGCCGGGCGACGAGGTAGCAGCCCACCAGCAGCGCCACGGACACACCCAGCGCCGCCGCGATGCCCAGCCGGGGACCGATGCGCTGCGCGAGGCCCGCGATGTCCGCCCAGCCGTACACCACCGGCAGGTGCAGCACGTAGATCCACAGCGACAGCCGTCCCAGCGGCGCCAGCAGGCCGCTCACCCGCTGCGGCAGCAGGTTCACGACGCCCAGCACCAGCAGGCCCTGCGCCACGCGGTACATCACCATCGTGGGACTGGTGGGCGTCCACTCCACGGGCACCCAACGGGTGAGCGCCAGCAGCGCTCCGCCCAGCGCGAGCAGGGAGAAGCCCTGCGGCAGGCCCGGCTTGAGCAGGTGCAGCCCGTGCGCGGCGAACGCGCCCGCGAAGAAGAAGCCCGCCCAGGGGAAGAACGGGAAGCGGCTGCCCTCGCCATTGCCAATGAACTGCTGCAGCGGCACCGGCAGGTGCGCGCCCGCGCTCCACATCCCGGCGCTCGCCAGGGGGATGCCCACCGCCAGCCCGCCCAACAGCAGCGCCCGGGCGCCCCGGTGCGGCGTCACCACCAGCGCCATCGCGCCCAGGAGCAGCGCCGCGCCAATGCACTGGAGCGCGTCGAACTGGAACACCTTGCGCAACATGGCGTCGGAGAAGCCCAGCTCGCGCACCGCGCCCCAGCCCGGCCAGTGCAGCAGGTAGCCCAGGAAGACCAGCAGCAGCGCGCGGCGGAACCGGCGGCCGAAGGAGTCCTTCGCGGCGCCCGGCTTCGTGCCCAGCGCCATCACCACCGCCCAGCCGCTCACCAGCAGGAACAGCGGCGCGGTGATGCCCCGGAGCTTCCAGTACTCCTGGACCCACGGATGGTCCCGGAACGCGGGCGCCAGCAGCGCGTCCAGCGTGTGACCCATCACCATGGCGAGCACGGCCAGCCCGCGCGCGCCATCCAACGCGGGGTGCCGGGTCTGCCGGAAGCTGAGCGAGGGACCGAATCCTTTCAAAGCGAGCCGAGCATAAGCCCACCTGCGGGACTCGTCTCCAAAACGCACCAACCGTGGGGGTCGGCAAGCGTGGAAGCGACCCGGATTTTCACTCTCAGCCCAGGTCGCGTCCTCCTCGGAGGATGCTACAGGGTGGATGCATGTCCGCCCGTTCCGCGCTCGCCGCCCTCGTGCTCCTCGCCGTCCCGGCCTCGGGCCGCGCCGCGTCTGGCGATGACTGGTTTGGCACCGACAAGCCCAAACATTTCGCGGCGTGCGCGGCGGCCACGGGCGTGGGCTACGGCGCGGGCGCCCTCCTCTTCGATTCGCCGGGCGCGCGGGCGCTCACCGGCGTGGGACTGGGATTGGGCGTGGGGTTGGGCAAGGAGGTGTACGACCGGGCTCGCGGCAGCGTCTTCTCCGTGAAGGACCTGGCGTGGGACACCGCCGGCACCGCGACGGGGCTACTGGCCTCGTTCCTCGTGGACCGGTTCATCACCGAGGTGCTCCTGCCCCCGCCCCGGACCGTCACCGTCGCCGGGCGTGGCGGCGGGCGCGTCCGGGCGCGCGCGGCGCTCCACGAACTTCAAGAGCAGGTCGCGCTGCAGCCGGGGCTCCACCAGCAGCAGGCGGCCTTCGGGATCATCGGTGTCGGAGACGAGCACGGTGACCTGCCGGCGCGGGCACTGGTTCATGCAACCAGTGGGCGTGACGCGCACCTGACCGGCGAGGCCCCGCTCGGCCAGCTCCCCCTGGAGCCAGCGCGGCAGGTCCTGCCCTCCGCTCCGGGCGCTCTTCCCCAGGCATTTGCGGCAGACGAGCACGTCCACCTCCCGCGCCTTGCCGCCCGTGTCTCCGTCCTGCATCCGCCGTCCTCCGTGGCGCCCCGCTTCCAGGCGGATGCGCCGCTGCGTGTCGCCGAGACCTTGAAGAAGAGGTAGCGGCGCGGGGATTGTTCCGCAGGAGCTCCGGGCCGCGTCCGCCGGGCCGGCGTCCAGGCGGGCGCTGCCGGACTGATGGAATGGGAAAGCCCGCGCCGAGGGTGCGACGTTCCGTCTCGCAGCCAGCCGCCCGGGTCACTGGTACGGTGCGCTCCGCGCCGCACACGGGAGGCTCTCCAACATGACGCGAAATCGACTGCTGCTCGGGTTCACGCTGTCCGCGTTGGGCCTTGGCGCGCTCTCCGGTTGTGAGCGCTCGCCTGAAAAGGCTCCGGAGGCGAAGCCGCCCGCGCCCGCTCCGGTGGCGGAGCAGGCCCCGGCCCCGAAGCCTTCGGAGCCGGATGCCGCGGCGGTGGCGAAGCTGGCGTCGCACTTCTTCCAGGCGCCTCGCAACCGGGCCCCGCTGCCCGAGGACACCGCGGAGCAGGTGGCCCTGGGGCGCATGCTCTTCCACGAGCCCCGCCTGTCGAAGAACCACGACGTGTCCTGCAACAGCTGCCACGGCCTGGACACCTACGGCGTGGACAACAAGGCGCTGTCGGAAGGGCACAAGAAGCAGAAGGGCAGCCGCAACTCGCCCACCGTCTACAACGCGGCCCACCACATCGCGCAGTTCTGGGACGGCCGCGCCGCCACGCTGGAGGCCCAGGCGGAAGGGCCGATGATGAACCCGGTGGAGATGGCCATGCCGGACGCGAAGCGCGTCGAGGCCACGCTGGCCTCCATCCCCGAGTACTCCACGCGCTTCCGCGCCGCCTTCCCCAAGGGGGGCAAGCCCGTCACGTTGGCGAACGCCGCCCGGGCGCTGGCCGCCTTCGAGCGCACGCTCACCACGTCGTCGCGCTTCGACCGCTTCCTCGCGGGGGAGCACGCGGCCCTGAGCGCGCAGGAGCAGCGCGGCCTGGAGGCCTTCGTCACCACCGGCTGCACCACGTGCCACAATGGCCCGGCGGTGGGCGGCGCGTCGTTCCAGAAGCTGGGGCTGGTGGAGGCGTACCCGGCCCTCACCGACGCGGGCCGCTTCGACGCGACGAAGAACGAGGACGACCGGGGCTACTTCCGCGTGCCCACCCTGCGCGACGTGGAGATGACCGGGCCCTACCTGCACGACGGCAGCGTGAAGGACCTGCCCACCATGGTGCGCCTGATGGGCCGCTACCAGCTGGGCCGCACACTGAAGGACGGCGAGGTGGACGACCTGGTGGCCTTCCTCAAGAGCCTCACCGGGGAGCTGCCCCCCGCCGAGCGCATCTCCGCGCCGCCCCTGCCCCCCAGCACGAAGCGCACGCCCAAGCCGGACCCGTCGTAGCCAGCAGGAAACGTCGCGCCCCGCCCGGCGGGTGCTAAACCCTCGCGCCCATGACCTTCTTCTTCCATCTCCACTCGGGTCTTCGCTACCTGGTGCTGTTGTCCGGTGTCATCGCGCTCGCGTTCTTCGCGTTCGCGGTCGCCACGAAGCGCCCGTTCGACAAGGTGGGGCGCATCCTCGGAGCGTCCTACTCCGGCTTCCTGCAGCTGCAGTTCCTCGTGGGCATTGGCGTGCTGGTGACGCGCGGGTACTACCCGGCGCTCATCGGGCACATGGTGATGATGTTCCTCGCGGTGGGCGCCATCCAGGGCCCCCTGTCCGCGAACCGCCGGCGCACGCCGCCCGGCTATGTGCTGCCGCTGGTGGGCACCCTGGTGTCGCTGGCGCTGGTGGTGGGCGGCATCCTGGCCATCCGCCCGGGCCTGTTCGTCTCCACCGCGTTCTGAAGCGCGTGAGGGCAGCGAAGCGGCTGGGGGCTCCAGCCGCCTCGCGAGGCCTTCGCTAGCGACGGGCGCGCCGGCGCAGGGCCAGGGGCACGAGCAGCCCGAGGAGCGCGGGCAGCAGGCCGGGGCTCGCGCTGCAACCGCCGTCCTCGTCCTCGTCCTCATCCCCGGACGGGTTCTGCTCGGGGCCCGCGTCCGGAACGACGCCTGCGTCCATGGTGCCGGTGCCCGCGTCCGTGGTGCCGCCGGTGCCCGCGTCCGTGCCGCCGCCCGTGTTCGCGGGGCAGTCACCCAGCGAGTGCTCCAGCGCTCCCTGCGTGGCCGAGGCGGGCCGGGCGCGCGCGCAGAAGTCCTCCGGCGCCAGCGTGTTCCGCGCGGCCGCGCCGATGAGCGACGACACGTCGCCCTTGAGCGTCAGGTCGCCCTTGAGCGGCGCCACGTACCAGGACGCGAAGGTGGTGGTGGTCACGTTCGAGCGGTTCGAGCTCTGGGTGCCGGTGGCGCTGTCGCGGTTGCGGATGACGCCCGTCAGGACGTTGCCAAAGGCCTCACCGGTGGACGCGGCGTAGCGGTAGTCCACGCCCGTCGTGCCGACGAACGTGTTGAACAGCACGCGCGTGTTCGCGGCCTTGTTCAGGTACACCGCGACGTCCGAGCAGTTGGCCACGATGTTGTTGCGGATGATTCCGTCCGTGTGCTCCGGCGAGCACGGCACGGCCGGGTCGAAGGCCGGCGCGCAGTACTGATTGCCGGTGCCGCCACCGCCGAAGGACAGGCCGATGCGCGTGTCCCCCGCGGGAAAGTCCTTCACGCACAGGACGCGGTTGCGCTCGAAGAGGCCGCGCTTGCCGCCGCTCTTCATGAAGGCGCCGTAGGAGATGCCGCCCTTCCTGGAGAAGTCGTGCAGCTCGTTGTCGCGGACCACCCAGTCATCGCCGGTGTCGATGTTCAGCTTGTTGACGGGCGTGGACGTCACGCGCGCGTGCGTGTCGTAGATTTCGTTGTTCTCGATGAGACCCCGGTGCGGCATCTCCCACACGCCGCTGCCGTTCTGCGTCGCGTTCGCCTTGAGCTGCGAGTTGAAGTCGCGCACGCGGCTGTTGCGCAGGACGAAGTTCTCCGCGTGGCCGGTGACGTGGAAGGCGTGCTCACAGTTCTGGTCGTTCGCGCAGATGCCCTCCACCGTGAGCCCGTCGAAGGTCCAGTACCGGCCGGACACCTTGAAGCCCTCCTGCGCGTTGAAGCGGATGAGGGCCGCGTGGCGGTTCTTCGCGCGCACGATGATGGGCGCGGCCTGGGTGCCCTCCGCGGCGCAGGTGAGGTTCGCGTTGAAGGTGTACGTGCCGTCTTCCAGGACGAGCTCGTCGCCGGCCTTGGCGGACGAAAGCGCGGTCTGGAGCTCGGCCACGGTGGAGATGCTCTTCACGGCCGCGCTGCCCGTCAGGGGCAACAGGAGCAGGGTGAGGGAAAGGGTTCTCAAGGGGGGACTCCCGGTACGAAAGGGGGCACCCACGTTAGCGGATCCCTGCACAGGGCAGGCAGCCGGGCGTGCGCAGGCATTCCGGGCGCTAGGGAACCCGACTCTGCGTGAACACTTGTCCTCCCATGGCTCGCCAATCCAGAGGCTCGCGACGGGGACG
This DNA window, taken from Corallococcus coralloides DSM 2259, encodes the following:
- a CDS encoding tRNA-uridine aminocarboxypropyltransferase — translated: MRTFCIKCLRPESACYCAHVPQLQTRTRVVFLQHPRERRVAIGTARMAHLSLTNSELHRGVDFTGHARLEELAKNPERVAVLFPGEDAITVEEAQANPPETLIVVDGTWPQAKKVVMRNPVLAALPRIGFVPRRPSNYRIRAEPADHCVSTIEAVAEILGQLEGKPEYFDRMLGAFEFMVDTQLERQETRTGPNRRRIYKSEWRPPLELRSLAEASDRLVLFYAEANAHPLESGIPPELVHLVAVRYATGERFEAVIAPEQPLAHSTSLHVELPEEELRAGEPRAQALARFEAFLRPDDELTVWTTFALDLLWSSGLARRTARNVRLATARALKGKAGGVEQAVGLLKSPEVAAWARGRAGRRISALESVTRELVARGNATEPPAKLPRTGSEG
- a CDS encoding acyltransferase family protein, which encodes MKGFGPSLSFRQTRHPALDGARGLAVLAMVMGHTLDALLAPAFRDHPWVQEYWKLRGITAPLFLLVSGWAVVMALGTKPGAAKDSFGRRFRRALLLVFLGYLLHWPGWGAVRELGFSDAMLRKVFQFDALQCIGAALLLGAMALVVTPHRGARALLLGGLAVGIPLASAGMWSAGAHLPVPLQQFIGNGEGSRFPFFPWAGFFFAGAFAAHGLHLLKPGLPQGFSLLALGGALLALTRWVPVEWTPTSPTMVMYRVAQGLLVLGVVNLLPQRVSGLLAPLGRLSLWIYVLHLPVVYGWADIAGLAQRIGPRLGIAAALGVSVALLVGCYLVARLGRWVREQARPWRAGSTTLGASVGTARLGQ
- a CDS encoding cytochrome-c peroxidase encodes the protein MTRNRLLLGFTLSALGLGALSGCERSPEKAPEAKPPAPAPVAEQAPAPKPSEPDAAAVAKLASHFFQAPRNRAPLPEDTAEQVALGRMLFHEPRLSKNHDVSCNSCHGLDTYGVDNKALSEGHKKQKGSRNSPTVYNAAHHIAQFWDGRAATLEAQAEGPMMNPVEMAMPDAKRVEATLASIPEYSTRFRAAFPKGGKPVTLANAARALAAFERTLTTSSRFDRFLAGEHAALSAQEQRGLEAFVTTGCTTCHNGPAVGGASFQKLGLVEAYPALTDAGRFDATKNEDDRGYFRVPTLRDVEMTGPYLHDGSVKDLPTMVRLMGRYQLGRTLKDGEVDDLVAFLKSLTGELPPAERISAPPLPPSTKRTPKPDPS
- a CDS encoding chondroitinase-B domain-containing protein; this encodes MRTLSLTLLLLPLTGSAAVKSISTVAELQTALSSAKAGDELVLEDGTYTFNANLTCAAEGTQAAPIIVRAKNRHAALIRFNAQEGFKVSGRYWTFDGLTVEGICANDQNCEHAFHVTGHAENFVLRNSRVRDFNSQLKANATQNGSGVWEMPHRGLIENNEIYDTHARVTSTPVNKLNIDTGDDWVVRDNELHDFSRKGGISYGAFMKSGGKRGLFERNRVLCVKDFPAGDTRIGLSFGGGGTGNQYCAPAFDPAVPCSPEHTDGIIRNNIVANCSDVAVYLNKAANTRVLFNTFVGTTGVDYRYAASTGEAFGNVLTGVIRNRDSATGTQSSNRSNVTTTTFASWYVAPLKGDLTLKGDVSSLIGAAARNTLAPEDFCARARPASATQGALEHSLGDCPANTGGGTDAGTGGTTDAGTGTMDAGVVPDAGPEQNPSGDEDEDEDGGCSASPGLLPALLGLLVPLALRRRARR